In Prochlorococcus marinus XMU1406, the genomic stretch ATCAAAAATCCAAGTTTGCTAAGACCATGAATTCCTGTAGTTAAGATTATATCTCCTGGTTTACATGCGTTTCTTCGTAATTCAAGTTCACCTTGAATTCCAAAAGCTGTAATTGAAATGATTTTTTCATTTCCCTTTGAGCAATCTCCCCCTAGAATCCTCCCGCCATATTCTTTTAATGCTTTATTTATTCCTTTGTATAATTCTTCAACCCAAATCCACTCAGTTCTAGCAGGTAGAACGAGGCTTATTGTAATACCTATAGTTTTTTTGCTTCCACTGGATAATAAGTCAGAGATGTTGCTTACAACTGCTTTCCACCCAAGGTCCTTAGGACAAATACTAATGTCATTAAAATGAACATTTTCTACCAAAGAATCAGTATTAACAAGTAAATTGTTATTTTTAGTTTTGATTAAAGCGCAATCATCTGAAATTTGGTTTTTAGGCATAAATTTTCCTAGCCTATTTATTAATTCTTTTTCACCTATATCTTCTAATATTTCTTTATGCATTTAATTTGAGGTTTTTAATCCCTTCTAAAACATCAATTGAAATTATTATGTCATCTTTAGTAAGCTCTTCTAATACATCAAATCCATTTACAACATAACCAAAGGCAGCATTCCTTCCGTCAATTAAATTGCGACCTGCTGGATTTAATTCTGCTTCATATAAAAAGAAGAAAAATTGCGATGACCCATCATCAACAGCGGTATTTGAATGGGACCATCCTAGAGTTCCAAGTGTTGCAAAAGGTAATGTTGGCGTCTCTGTGTAAAGACCTAAATCTTCAAAAGTTTGATTATAAAAAGTCTCTTTTTCTTTAGGAATCCTAATTTCTAAGGGGACGTGACGTTCTTCGTTTGTTTCAGGATCTATGTAACCAATATCTTCACCTATTGGATCACCTGTTTGTAGTACAAAAAATTCTTCTGCTCTGTTGATAGGCAAATCTTTGTAGAAGTTTTTAGAAGATAAATCTATAAATGCTCCTGCTGTAAGTGGAGCGTTAAATCCATCCACAATAGCTTGCATATCTCCTTTGGAAGTTTTTATATTGACTTTTGCTCTGCCTAGTAATCTTGGTAAATTATCAAATTCCTGGGGAATAGAGTATGGAAATTCATTTGGTAGAAAATATTCTTCTAATCCACCTATTTTATCTAAAGCATCTCTTCGGGTCGCTATAAATGAGTATTTATCCTTTGATTTAGAGTAATCTTGAAGACTATCAAAATTTTCTTTGAGCTCTAAAAATGTTTTTTCAGCAATTTTCTTTTTATCGTTTGGTAATTCTTGAATAATTTTATTCTGGTATTTTTTTAGTAAAGATTGACATTTTGTAACAGTTTTCGTAAGAGCGGGCCATCTTCCTCCTCTCACAAGGTCACTAGTTTCTTCTAATTTGTGTTGAAGTTCTTGCAACTCAACTTGCCTTATAGGGAGTGCGTTTCTGAGGATTGCACTAGGATCTTTTACTGCATTTCCAGTAGGTAAATCAGCTAGTACTTTGATCGGTTTTATAAGAAAAACTTGTAAAATTACAATAGATAGAATTAAGAAAAGTTTGTTCTGATTTGATAAGAATTTTTGCATAGCACTCTTGCAGGTTTATGATCCTTGGGGATGTAAAACAGGAATGATTTCCAGTAACGATTTTCGCACAGGTACTACCATCGAATTGGATGGGCAAGTTTGGCGTGTTGTAGAATTTCTACATGTCAAGCCTGGCAAGGGTTCTGCTTTCGTGCGAACAAAATTAAAATCAGTTCAAAGCGGCAACGTTGTTGAAAAAACTTTTCGAGCCGGAGAATCAGTACAGCAGGCTATCCTTGAGAAGTCTAACCTGCAGCATACTTATGTGGAGTCTGGTGATTATGTTTTTATGGATATGACAAGTTTTGAAGAGACAAGACTTACCTCTGAACAAATCGGTAAAGGTGCAAAGTATTTGAAAGAGGGAATGGAGGTTAATGTAATTTTTCATAATGGTAAAGTTTTAGAAGTAGAACTTCCAATATCTATTACTTTGAAAGTTACAGAGACTGATCCTGGAGTTAAAGGTGATACTGCTAGTGGGGGCACGAAACCAGCTATTCTAGAAACAGGTGCTCAAGTTATGGTTCCTTTATTTATTTCTGTGGGAGAAATGATTAAAGTTGATACTCGTAATGACAGTTATCTAGGACGTGAAAATTAATGGCTATGAAATTAGATCATGATGACTTAAATCGCTTAATAGAGAAGATCTCTACAAGTGACATACAAGAGTTCTCGCTAGAGGGAGAAGATTTTAAACTCGAAATTAAAAGGAATGTATTTGATCAGAACCAAGTATTTAATAATTTAGTTTCTAATACTTCATTTGATAAGCAAACAATTGCTAATCAAAAAACTATGAATGATAATATTTCTGTTGTTAATGAGCCTGAAGCGCCTCAGGTAGCGCCCCTAGGACGTTCTGATCTAACTGAAATTACTTCACCTATGGTAGGGACGTTTTATAGGGCTGCAGCGCCTGGTGAGGACCCATTCGTCGAAGTAGGGAATAACGTTAAGGTCGGTCAAACTATTTGCATTTTGGAAGCAATGAAGTTAATGAATGAAATTGAATCTGAATTTAATGCTGAAATAGTAGAGATTCTCGTTGAAAATGGAACACCAGTTGAATTTGGTCAAGTTTTAATGCGTGTTAAGCAGTCTTGAATTATTAGTCATTTCTACGGCAGCCTTAATAGCCTCAATCATGCTCTGAGATTGAGCAATTCCTTTGCCAGCAATATCAAATCCCGTTCCATGATCAGGAGATGTTCTTATAAAAGGTAACCCGATTGTGGTATTGACTGAGTAATTAAGAGCTATCACTTTCATTGGTATTAAACCTTGATCATGATACATAGCAAGAATGCCATCATGCTTTTCAGCATTTTTGTCATTCCAAGCTTTTACAGAAGAATTCCAGCAACTATCTGGTGATAAAGGGCCTAATAATTCAATACCTTTATTCTTTTCGTTCCAAGTAATTAATGCATCATTGAGCCAATCTTTCTCTTCTTGACCTAAAATACCCTCTTCGCCGGCGTGAGGGTTTAATCCTGCTACTTTTAAACTAGGTTTATCGGTATAGGTATTACAAAAATCTTTGAAAAGATCCAATTTAGAGTGGATTAATTCTGTAGTTAATTTCTTGGGAACCTCAGAAAGGGCTATGTGAGTTGTAGCTAATAAAGTATTAAATCTCCAACCTGTAATTGGTGATTTAGCTGTGAATAACATGCCAACGTTTTTTACTCCACATGATTGTGCCAGTACTTCAGTTTGACCAGAGAAGTAATGACCTGCTAAAGACCATGATTTCTTGCAAATTGGTCCAGTTACAAGTGCTGAATTAGGATATTGTTTTACAATTTCTATTGCTTTTGTTAAATATTGGAAACTTGAATTGCCGTAACTTGAGTTAGAGCCATTATCTGATGAAGAAATTTCAAGATCATGTATCTTGAAATTTTTAGGATTTGCAAGGTTTTCTAATCCTAATGATCTAAGATATTTATATGTATTTTGTAGATTTTTTTTTGATCCAACTAATATAAAGTCAATATTTTTGGGTATCTGATTAGAACAAAGTGCTTTTAAAATTATTTCAGGTCCAATACCTGACTCATCTCCGACGCTTAATACTATCTGCAATATTTTATTTGTATTTTGAAAATTCATAAAAAGTTTCTAATTTTTTTTTAACTGTTCAGGTAGCAATTTTTTAACCCTAATTTATAGTTTTTATAAATTAGTTTATATCCGAGTGTTTCGCATAAAAGTTTGTTTGAAACTCTTCTATTTTCCATCCAAAAAGATTTAGCTATTGGTGACAATTCCTCTTTTGCATCTTCAAATAATATTGGCTTTGGCATTGTTAAACCAAGTAAATCGTAGCAATATTGAATAACTTCTATCTGAGAACAGGGTTCATCATCTGCAATATTAATAATTTGGTAAAACTTTAATAAATTTTTATTTTGTAATAGATAGATAATTGCATTTGTAATGTCAGCAACATGAATCCTCGAAAATATCTGATTTTTCTTTGAAATAACACGAATTTTTTTATTTTTTATCGCTTCAAAAGTTGATCGTCCAGGCCCATAAATACCTGGTAACCTAAAAATTTGAACAGGTAAACCAGATTCAATCCATTCTTTTTCACAATTTAACCTCTTATGACTTCTCTTTTGAAAAGGGTTTGGTTCATCAATTTCAGAAACCCAAGTACCCTTGGTGTCACCATAAACTCCTGTTGTAGATAAATAGCCGACCCATTCAAGAGGCAAACTTTTTAGTTCATTTTTAAGACTTCTCAGTACTGGATCTTTTCCATTTTTGTCAGGAGGGATGCAACTAAGAATATGCGTCACTCCATCAAAAATTTTTTCATCAGGGACCATATCGCTTTCACTGTCGAAAACAAAACTATTTGGATGACTGCTTGCAGATCTTGAGCTTGTTACAACAGTGCAACCGAATTTTCTAATAGTTTTTGCAAAAAAACTTCCACTGAAACCACATCCTAAGATTAAAAATTTATTTTTATTGCTGAGTAAACTTGCAGGCCTTTTCATGCTGTTCTAAAATAGTACATATGTATTAACTGATGATGAAGACAGCTCTTAAGCCCGATTTAAAATCAAAAACTTTCTGTATTAGCAAAAGTTATCCCCGTTTTATCGAGAAAGAAATAGGTGTAGTTAACTTTAAATTCTACCAAAAATTATTTGTTTTTCTTATTTCATTTTCGACAATTTTAATATTCCCAGAATCGCCAAGAGAATTGGAAAATATATGTGAAATCTATAACTCTAGAAAAATATGTAATGTTTGGTAGTCAAGCTGCTTTATATTCTGAGTTATCTTTTTCGTAACTTTCATTTTTTACCTTAAAGTTTGGATTAGCCCATTGCAGTAATCTAATAGCTAATCTTAAATCCCCTTCCAACCAAGCTCTTATAGCCATTGCTCTTCGAGGATCATAAAATTTTTGCCTTCTGTACCAATACAATGCATTTTCATCTGATTTATCCCCATTACAGGAAAGACATGCAGGGACACAGTTTTCTGTTGAACTTAATCCTCCTTGGCTTCTTGGTATTACATGGTCGATAGATTCAGATGGTTTTCCGCAATATATACAACTTTTGCCTGTAAATCTATGAATAGATTTCCGCCATTGTCTAAATCTGAACTTAGGGCATAAATCCTCTAAAAACACAGCATCATTAATATGCATTCAGACCATTTAGTTAATTGAATAATGGCCTGAATATATCAAAAGTCAATATTTAATTATTATTATTTCGCTTAAATTAGCTTGTAAAAATATAATTTAGTGTTGATAGATACAAAAGAAAGTTATTATATAACTTCTTCAAAAAATTGAAAATTCCAAAGCTTTTATTAATAGCTGTATCGTTCAAATGTTTCTTCTGAGAAATCTGCATTAGATTCTTCTAATTCTTTTTCTAATTTTTTTCTCTTATTTTCTTTTTCTTTTCTTTCTTTTTCTTTTCTTTCTTTTTCTTTTTGCAAATCTCTTATTAGCTTCCTATTTGGATGAAGTTTGTCAAGGTACTCTACACAATAGCTAAAGCTTTCTCTATCTCTAATTACTGATTCAGTAATTTGTGCTGCGGCTTGTTTAGGTGAGACTTTGAAAATTCCTCCTTTTTGTTTTTTGATATAGGTATATGCTGCATCCCAACTACTTTCATGATCATTTCCTCCATCTCTCATTGTACAGAAAATTTCCGCCCCAAATGAGCCTGCATTAACTTTTGACGTAGTAAAAACTAAAGGAGTGAATAATCCTAAAGTTAATAATATTAGTTTTTTTGGTTTAAATGTTTGCATTAAACTTTTCCACTATTTTAAAATATCTTTTTTTGTGAATATGTCTATAGAAATTTAAGATTTAATTATTCCAAATACATTCAAGCATTTCACTACTAAAGGAAGAATTAAAAGCACAGTAATTAATCTTACTGCGTGTAGAGTGGCTACTGCAGCTCCCACTCCGTATTCAGACCCTACAAGACTCATTCCACTAATTCCTCCTGGTGCGGCTCCTAGAATTGTTGTTATTACATCTATATTAAGTAATCTGCTTGTCCATAAGCCAATTGCTAATCCAGTAATAACTAAAGTAAAGGTTATTAGTATGGCTGGCCTCCATAAGTTTTGAATATCAACTAATGAGTTTTTTGTTAATGATGTACCGATAACTGTTCCAATCCCTATTTCCAAAATTGTTCTTGTGCCTATTGGCCAATCTGCTATGTCGACTTTGCCACTAATGCTAAGCATGCTTGAGCCTATTAAAGCACCTGCAAGAGGAGCCGCAGGAATTCCCGTTTTTAAAGCTAAAGCTCCAAAAATAAAACCTGCAATTAGATAATAGATTAAATTTATATTAGGCATAAATTTGAAAGACGTTTGAATATAATATTAGAAAAAAATTTTTCCGTTTAAGTTTATAGTCAAATAATATTTTTGGTTTTCTCTCGTAATGTCCCCTTTTGTTGGCATAATATTTATTAAAGCATGAATTTTTATGTCTTCACAAATTTCATATAAAGATAATAAAAACCGCATAAAGAAAAAATTATCTTTTTTTGAGGGTGGCCACCAGCTAGAAAAATTAGAGTTTGCCCTTGCAATAGCTCAAACCAACGGTGATGAACAAAAATCAATAGTTCTTAGAAAAAAGATTGTTGAATTAGGCGGAAATGTCGAAGAGCCAGGTACTTAATTTAATTTCCTTTCAGATATCTAGATACGACAACTAATGCTTCACCAGCTTGTTGGGCTGTAATTTTACCTAGGTCGAGAAGTGTAATGCTTATAGCAGAAACTATCGTAATAATATCTCTATCATTAACATAACCTAAATGTCCGACTCTAAATATTTTTCCCTTCAAATGATCTTGACCACCAGCAAGTAAAATATCAAAATTATTCTTTATTGTTTTCCTAAATTCTTCTGCATCCATTCCTTCGGTTTTTATTGCAGTAATTGAAGGGCTTAAATATTTTTCATCAGCAAATAATTTTAGATTTAAAGTCTTTGCAGCATTGCTCATTGCTAATTTATGTTTATTGTGTCTGAGGAAAATTTTATCTAATCCTTCCTCTCTCATCATTTTTAAAGCTTCATCTAAAGCAAAAACCAAATTAACTGCTGGAGTATATGGATTACTGTTACTTAAAAGACTTTTTCTGTAGGATTTTAAATTTAAATAAAATTTTGGCAAATTAGATTTTTCTGCAGCTTTCCATGCTTTTTGGCTCATTGCTATAAAACTAAGGCCTGGCGGTATCATATATCCCTTTTGTGATCCTGAAGCAACGATATCTAATGCCCACTTATCTACTGGGACATTGCAAGCTCCAAGACTTGTAACGCAGTCAACAATTGATAAAGCTGTGTTATGTTCGCGAATATATAAACTTATAGTTTCTAGATCATTAATTACACCTGTTGAGGTTTCAGAATGAGTCAAAATGACCGCCTTTATTTCTTTTTGTTTATCTTCTTCTAAAACCCTTTTGAATTCTTTTGGATCAAGTGGAGTTCCCCATGCGGAATCAATTTTTATTACTTCTAAACCAAATTCTTTAGCAACTTTCACCCATCTTTCTCCAAATTTTCCATTTTCTCCACAAATTACTTTATCTCCTCTACTTAAGGTATTAATTATTCCAGCCTCCATTGCGGCGGTCCCACTACCAGTGATTGTTAGAACATCATTTTGAGTTTGATGAAGCCACTTTAAATTTTTAGTAGTACTCTCTACGAGATCTTGGAATTCTTTACTGCGATGGCCTATTGGATGCTTACTTAATGCTTGTAAAACTTTTTCTGGAACTGGTGTGGGTCCAGGAATCATCAATGATAATTTTTGTTGTATGGCCACTTTTTGTTAAATAGGTCATTCTTAGATTAGTTCTCATTATATATTTTTCAATTACTTGATTTGAAAAAAGGATTTTCTTTACCTTTGTGGGTTGCTGGAGCTGCTAGGTCAGCATTAAAAAAACTAGTAGGGCTACCATTTGAGAATTATGAACTAATAAAAATTCCTAATGAAAAAAAAGAAATAAAAATCGAGATTCATTCAGTTGGTTTACTTAAAGATGACTCGCATGCATTAGGAATTACCTTTGCAAAGTCAGGTTTAGATCTTGACATTACACAAAACTTAGAAATATGGACAATAGCCTCTTTAGAAAAAATTTCTATTAATAATCCTGTTCAAACAATTCCAATAAATATTATTGCAGGATCTGGTGTAGGTATTAAAGAAGATACATCAGAGATATGCATTTCTAATTTTGCAAAAGAAGTTTTATATGAAAATTTATTAGATAGTATTCCTGAGGGCTTTAATTTGAAATTAGAAATTATTTTCCCAAATGGTGCATTTTTAGCTGAAAGAACTAGCAATAAGTCATTTGGTATTGTTAATGGATTATCTATTATTGGTACTTCTGCTGAGACTTATTTGAGTGCTTCACCTGAGCAATTGGAAGAGGCTAAGAATAATCTAGCAAAGGTAATTCAAAATGATTTTAAAGGGGAAGTTGTTTTTGTTATTGGCGAAAATGGCTTAAATTTGGCCAAAACATATAATGTTAATTTGCCAATTATCAAAATTGGAAATTGGATAGGACCATTATTAGTTGATGCTGCAATAAAAAAAGTTAAAACTGTAATTCTTTTTGGTTATCACGGAAAATTAATTAAATTGGCAGGTGGTATTTTTCATACACATAATCACTTAGCTGATGCAAGAATTGAGATTCTTGTTTATTTAGCTGTTCAAGAAAAGGTACCTTCTGAAATAATAGTTGAATTATCTAAGTTAAATAATCTTGAGGATGCATTACTACTTCTTGAAAGATTTAATCAATCTTTAGCTGATAAATTATTCAAGAATTTATCAAATACGATTGAAAAGCGTTCTTTGATTTATGTAAATAGGTACGTAAAAACTGATATGGAAATCGCATCAATTATTTTTGATAGAAAAAGGAAAATAAGGTGGACTGGAATTTACGGTAATAAGTATATTTCTTATTTTCAATTAGACTAATTTGTGATTCATTATGCTTTTGTAATTAAATTGAGCTAACTTTTATACATGAGTCAAACAGCTTTAAAAAAAGAACGAGATCCTTCAATATTAATTTTAGATTTCGGATCTCAATATTCTGAATTGATTGCAAGAAGAATTAGAGAAACCAATGTTTTTTCTCTTGTAGTAAGTAATTGTATTTCAATTGAGGAAATTAATGAAATTAATCCTAAAGGGATCATTTTGAGTGGAGGCCCGAATTCTGTATATGAACAAAATGCTCCTAAATGTGATGAAAAAATTTTTAATTTGGGAATTCCTATTCTTGGTATATGCTATGGAATGCAATTAATGGTTAAAGAACTTGGAGGATCTGTTATTTCGGCAACCAAAAAAGCTGAATATGGTAGAGCACCAATAAATATAGATCAAGAATCTGACCTCCTTTTTGATGTAGAAGATAAATCTATAATGTGGATGAGTCATGGCGATTCAATTAATTGTTTGCCTGATGGATTTAATAAAATTGCTCATACCGAGAACACAATCCATGCAGCAATTTCAGATGATGTAAAGAAATTATTTGGCGTACAATTTCATCCTGAAGTTATTCATTCAGAGTTTGGGATGACGGTAATTAAAAATTTTATTTATAAAATTTCTTGTTGCGTGGCTGATTGGACTACCGAAACCTACATAGAGGAAACTATTCCCAGGATAAGAGAGCAAGTTGGCAATAAAAAAGTTTTGCTTGCCTTATCAGGAGGAGTTGATTCCTCAACTCTTGCTTTTCTTCTTAATAAAGCAATTGGAAATCAGCTTACATGCATGTTTATAGACCAAGGTTTCATGAGAAAAGGCGAACCAGAATTTTTAATGAATTTTTTTGATAATAAATTTCATATTAAAGTTGAATATATTAATGCAAGAGAAAGGTTTATTGCCAAATTAAAAGGGATTACCGATCCAGAACAAAAAAGGAAAATTATTGGTGAAGAATTTATTAGAGTATTTGAAGAAGAAAGCAATAGATTGGGACCTTTTCAGTATTTAGCTCAAGGTACTCTTTATCCTGATGTTATTGAAAGTGCTGGTACTAATATTGATCCTAAGACAGGTGAAAGAATAGCTGTAAAAATTAAGAGTCATCATAATGTGGGTGGATTGCCAAAGGATTTACAATTTAAATTAGTTGAGCCATTAAGAAAACTTTTTAAGGATGAAGTCCGAAAAGTTGGAGCTGCTTTAGGTTTGCCGAATGAAATTATAAAAAGGCATCCATTTCCAGGACCAGGATTAGCCATTAGGATTTTGGGAGAGGTGAATAATGAAAAACTTGATTGTTTAAGAGATGCAGACTTGATAGTAAGAGACGAAATTAAAAAAGCAGGACTTTACAATGATATTTGGCAAGCTTTTGCAGTATTGTTACCTGTAAAAACTGTAGGAGTTATGGGTGATAAAAGGACTTATGCATGGCCAATAGTTTTACGTTGTGTTTCAAGTGAAGATGGTATGACAGCCGATTGGTCAAAAATTCCTTTTCAGATTTTGGAGAGGATTTCAAATAGAATCGTAAATGAAGTAATTTCAGTTAATAGAGTTGTTTATGATATTACAAGCAAACCTCCTGGAACTATTGAGTGGGAGTAGTTCTAAGGAGTTGATGTTCTTATAATCTTCTTATAATAAAGGGTAATGGGTGATCAGAATCATCACACAAAGGTTACAAAAAGAAATTATAAACTTCTTTCCCCAGGATTCTAAGACGACCATTTACTTCCATCATATATAGAAGTTTGAAGCGTCTCTACAGAGAAATCTTAGATCGGCACTTTAGATATGTTTATAAACTTACAAAATTAAGAATTATGGGTTTCCCTGGAAACAATTGCCCTACTTATGCTGAGTATGTTTAACAAATATTGCTATCTCAAAGACTATTTCAAAGTTTTGTAGGTTTGTAGTATCTACTGTTTTTATATGTGTCCTCAATTCTTTTTTACTTTGAAAACTAATAATGAATGAGTCGTATCGTGAATTTTGATTATTTTGATCCAATAAAATTTTCAATAGCATTGCTTACTTTCATTGCCCCGTACGAACTTAGATGATGTTCGTCTCTATACATAACTGAAAGTTGGTCATGATTTTTGCAGTATGGATCTGGGCAAAGTATAGAAAACGCATCAAGATAGGAAACTTTTGGGTTTGCTAAGAGAAATTGTTCGATTTTGGCAATAGATGCAGCGTTAGAAGCAAACCATTCGCTCTTTTTTACTTCTTTAAAACAAAAAGGAGAGATCGCCCAATAAGGTCTGTACCATTCTTCTTGGCAAGTGTATCCTTCTTTCAATCCTGAAAAGTGTGGGGTTGGGGAAATCAGAATGAATTTCATTCCTATATTTTGTGTTTGATATAAGTAAGTTTCATATTTTTTTGTCCAGTCCTTACCTTTTTTGTACTGGTCTGTATGTGCTGAAAAAATAATAATGTCATTTTTTTTGAATTCGTTTTTATATTTTCGGAGAGGTGCAAGTATATATTGATCTTTATTAATTTTCCGTCCGTTTAGTCCATATTTTCCTGGATGCATTTTCAAATTATGTTTTTTTTTGGCTGCTAAATGATCTATAACTGCTCCATAATGACCAGCATGACTATCACCTAAAAGATAAATTGTTGGGAGTAGTGGACTATTATTAATTACGATCTTTCGATTATAAATTTTCATATTCCATTTATTGTATTTGTTCCCAATAAATAATTTGCTTTTCAGTGGTTTCTCCAGAGTAATAATACCTCCGGAAAGTGGAATAATTATTCCTATACCTACTAAAAACGTTTTCCAAAACTTTTCAAACCAGTTGCCTTTACGAAGTGGTGTTTCTATATATCGATATGAAGCGATTGCAAGACCAAGAATTAGTGCGATTTGAAATGGCACTGACCACCAATGAATTCCAATAGTCCAGCGACTGATTGAAAGAACTCCCCAGTGCCAAAGATAAAGCAAGTAGGATATTAGTCCGAGATAAACAACTTTTGAGTTAGTAAAAACCTTGAATGCTGTTGTTTCTTTCTTCAAAGAGACGATAAGAAGTGAAGATAGAGCAACAACTGCAATTGTCGATGTTGTTGCCCAAGACATAGGCAAATACATTACCCCAACAATCAATGCAAGTACTAGAAGGGGTGGCGCCTTTTCAAGCAATTGCTCTATGTATTTGCTCTTCTGAAATCCAATGAAGAGTAAACAACCAAATGCCATTTCCCAAAATCTAGTTGGCATTAGAAAATATGCTGCGGGTTGGTTTATTTGATACAAATAAATAAACCCAATCAGCGAGGCAATTGTAAGTGCCCCAACTACTAGAAAAAGGTTTCGAGAACCATTCTTTGTTTGTCTTCCAAATCCAGAGAACCAAATCAGAAATGGGAATAGGAAGTAGAACTGCTCTTCAACTCCAAGAGACCAAGTGTGTGTAAATACATTCAGTTCTGTTGATTGTGCAAAGTAGTCCGTTGATTGTCTTATTAGATATAGATTTGATAATCCAAATAACGATGTAAGACCCGTTCTCAGAGATAAAATTGGATTTGGATTGAATAAGCAGATTGCAATACTCATAATCAAAACAAATACTGAAAGTGCTGGGATTAATCTTCTGATTCTTCGTTCATAAAATCCACTAATGAAATCCTTGAAGTTTTTACTCGGTCTTTGATAAAGAGATGATGTTATGACAAATCCTGAGATAACAAAAAAGATATCGACACCAAGATATCCACCCGGCAAGATGTTTTTGTTGAAGTGATTGATAATGACAGCGATTACCGCAAATGCTCTTAAACCATCAATCTCTGGACGGTATTGACTTTTTTTTGATGATTTATTGTCTTCAATATCTATTGACATCAAAACTTACTAAACAATAGTTCTTAGTTTATGGGAGTTAGTGAAATTTTTCAAAATTATTACTTATCACTTTTCAAGTTTTTAGTATCTTGCTTTTTATAACTGCCAATCCTACTTTTTAGGTTTCTATAAAATGGTTACCTCTCGTGTTTTTGATACTCTTGAAGCGACCATTCAGTTAAAAACTTAGGCAGAGATTTGTTATGTAGTTAAGCAATGTATTCCAACATTCTGTAACTCACATCTTGTTAGTAAATATTCCTCAATCTTTGAGAATGTAAGCAGTATTTGTTTTGGACGTTTTTGTTTTGTTGCTAGTGTGTTGTTTTTGTAATAGATGTATTGTTTTAGTGAGTGGATTCAAGTTGGGAGTATGGATAACGTATCTATTACTATGTACAAGATTTATGGGTCTTTTAGAGGGCAAACTGGAAGATCACTATGCTCAAAATCTATATGTTCCCACTTGTCAAACTCGAGTAATGATAATGACTTATTCACATAATGGATTCTTTTCTTGATTTCTCCAAAGTTCTTTTTATCTACACTCTGTTTACTCCATGATTTCTCTGTAGAAAAACATCTTATAGTTCTATGATTTCTTTATCTTAAGATAACTATTCCATCACACATTCGTCACACACCAATTTACTTGTGATACTATAAGTTCAACTCTTCAGTGATGCTAGTCACTTTCAAGGGTTAAAATATCGAATTTACCAATGGGACTACTGAGCAGGAGTAAGTGAACAATTTTTCTAAAAAATTTAAGACTTTTATTTTATGTAAGAAATACTTTTTAATGAGATATTAATTGTAATGAGCGGAATTTTAAAATTAAGTCGATCTACTGTTGAGAAATATCTTAGTTGTCCAAGATGTTGTGTACTTGATAAAAA encodes the following:
- a CDS encoding acyltransferase family protein, with amino-acid sequence MSIDIEDNKSSKKSQYRPEIDGLRAFAVIAVIINHFNKNILPGGYLGVDIFFVISGFVITSSLYQRPSKNFKDFISGFYERRIRRLIPALSVFVLIMSIAICLFNPNPILSLRTGLTSLFGLSNLYLIRQSTDYFAQSTELNVFTHTWSLGVEEQFYFLFPFLIWFSGFGRQTKNGSRNLFLVVGALTIASLIGFIYLYQINQPAAYFLMPTRFWEMAFGCLLFIGFQKSKYIEQLLEKAPPLLVLALIVGVMYLPMSWATTSTIAVVALSSLLIVSLKKETTAFKVFTNSKVVYLGLISYLLYLWHWGVLSISRWTIGIHWWSVPFQIALILGLAIASYRYIETPLRKGNWFEKFWKTFLVGIGIIIPLSGGIITLEKPLKSKLFIGNKYNKWNMKIYNRKIVINNSPLLPTIYLLGDSHAGHYGAVIDHLAAKKKHNLKMHPGKYGLNGRKINKDQYILAPLRKYKNEFKKNDIIIFSAHTDQYKKGKDWTKKYETYLYQTQNIGMKFILISPTPHFSGLKEGYTCQEEWYRPYWAISPFCFKEVKKSEWFASNAASIAKIEQFLLANPKVSYLDAFSILCPDPYCKNHDQLSVMYRDEHHLSSYGAMKVSNAIENFIGSK